The following nucleotide sequence is from Ipomoea triloba voucher KIOM201701018921 chloroplast, complete genome.
ATCGAGGATACACGACAGAAGGAATTGTTCTATTTCCAAACTTCACCTTCAATAAGCGTAGATTTTTTTCAATAACTTGGCGTGTCTTTCTCGTAAGACGGAGAGAAATGACTAAAGATGAAAGAAATAAAAAACCAAGAATCAAATCGCACCATCTCTGTAATAGGTAAATGCCTCTTTTTCTCCTGAAGTTGTCGGAATTATTCGTAATAAGATATTGGCTACAATTGAAAAGGTCTTATCAATAAAATTTCCATTTATCCGCGATCTCGGCATACCATTCTATCATTTTTCTCATTACCTCTCGTGGGAAAAAGATCCCACAAAGAAAAGAATTGTATAGTACGAAATAACATAAAACATATTTATGAAAAATATGAACCTTCTATTCCATATTCCAACTGTTCTTTTTTGGCAGGAATCGAATATTTCAATGTGATAATGAATGGAGTAGTATAGGAACTATTCCTATAAATTACGGGTTAGAAGAACTCGAGAAATTTTGATTGAATTGTGACATAAATTAGAAAAAAGATAGAAGAATCTTTCTATGATGAAAATAGACTAACTGCCAATTTTGTATACATAACAGGTATACACTCTACAATCAAATAGAAAAATGTTTTCTGTGAATTTCTATTCAAATCGAGGAATAAGGGGTTTGTTGTTGAAAACTCTAAAAGGGGAATTTGAGAATTGGTTTGGTATGGAATCATATTATCTAATAGAATTAGAATTCGGATTTAAAGTATCCATTCACTATAATATAAAGTATAAAAAATAGAAAGTATAAAAAATATAGACCATCGATCAGTTGATTCGTTCTAATTCATTGATTTAATCCGTTATCAAAATACCAGAAAGGGAAGAGAACCTTGTTTTTGCAAATATGAGTCGAATTGTTAAAAACAATTTTCGTTAAAAATTTGCTCCCCGAACCTCAACGGAAAGAAAAAGCGTTCTTTGCTTTGACTTTGATAAAAAATTGTCAGTTAAAGTTCAAATGGATTGGTCGTACCTATCCAATAATCATGAATAGAAAAGACTCGCTAATCACTCGGTTTTTGGGGCATAATAATTATGTAGGAGAGATGGCCGAGTGGTTCAAGGCGTAGCATTGGAACTGCTATGTAGGCTTTTGTTTACCGAGGGTTCGAATCCCTCTCTTTCCGTACCTTCAGTTAATTCACCGATTTGACTAGCACCAATGGATCAAATCATAGCAATGGATACAATTATTCCAACAGCGAGTTCCTTATTTTTTTGATATAGATCAGCAATTCCTAATTGCTGTGACGCGTAAACGTAAAATAAAATACCATAAAAAACCAAAATACTGGAAGAGTCGACAAGGAATGAAAATAGACCTTTGGTCTATGATACAGAGATGGAATAGAATCCGGATCAAACCTTATCTTACTTAACCTTAGGTTCATTTACTTTATTACTTTACGGAAAAATTTTTAGGAACCTCTGTTCTTTTAGTTAGTCTGACGAGAATAATATTCTATGACTAGAAATTCATTTATTTTTAAACCGACCCATTTAGTATCTATTATTTGATTGACTAAGCCTTTATAAGATGGGGATGGGTCAAGGGTCAAATGGTTTGGCAATTCCTCATGAGGGGATGACTCGAGAGAATTTTGAATCAGAGCTCTGGATTTTTGGTTATCCTTCGACGTAATAATATCTCGGGGTTTGCAGCGATAACTCGGTATATCTACTATACGACCATTCACTAAAATATGTCGATGATTCACTAATTGACGGGCTGCAGGAATAGTCGAAGCCATACCCAATCGAAAAAGGATGTTATCCAAACGCATTTCAAGTAATTGTAGTAAAACTTGACCTGTTGACCCCTTGGCTTTTCTGGCAATCCGAACGTATTGAATTAACTGTCGTTCTGTAAGACCATAATGAAAACGCAATTTTTGTTTTTCTTCTAGGCGAATACAATATTGAGATTTTTTCCCGGAACGCGATTGGTTTCTAAGATCACTTTCAGCCCTAGGCCTTTTATTAGTTAGTCCTGGTAAAGCCCCCAGGCGACGTATTTTTTTGAAACGAGGTCCTCGGTAACGCGACATAAAGACTCCTTAATTCTGATATTCTTATTGAGTATTTACTATGTACTATTTCTTTTTATTTACTTACTTAATTGAATTTACTGAATTTCCTATTTAGCTTAGAATGAATTCTTATCTTTTATTTATTTCATTTTCAATTGAATTTGTTTATTGAATTCTTTTTTCCAGAATAAACGTAAACTGAACGAGATGATAAATGAAACAAATTTTACTGAAGTAGTGTACTATAAAGAGAATGAAATGAATTGGATAAATACCCTTATATTATATATTTTCTATTATCTATTTTTCTATTAAAAAAAAAAAAGGAATCCTTTTCCTGATATAGTTGGAAGTTCCTATAACCTAAACTTAAGAAATTGACACTATTTCAATATTCTTTGATTTCAATTCAAAGGGACATTATCAATCATGTAAAAAAGGGAATCCAAAATGAAAAGCCAGCTATCGGAATCGAACCGATGACCATCGCATTACAAATGCGATGCTCTAACCCCTGAGCTAAGCGGGCCCCCATCACATAAATTTTATATGCACAGGAATTCAATATCAATAAACCTTGGGAATCTTGGTTATGACCTATATATTTCTTAATATTTCTGATTCTTAGCTATTCCTAAACTAGATGAATATAGAATTAGACTTTCAAAATGAGATTTTTATTCTAAAACATAATGATTCATATAATATAGGATTTCGATTTCTTTATCAGAATTCTAATCTTAATATTCTTATTATCTTAATAATTATTAGATAAGGATAGTAAATATTAACTTCTATTTCATATTTTTTTAGATAGTCAAATTTTTTTTCATTTTTTCTGAATTCAGCTGAGATTTGAAATCATTTTTTTACAGTTCTTTTTTTTTTTTTTTAATTATTTAATTATAATTATATATTTAATTATTTAATTATATATATTGGATTTGAGTCTATATCTATATAATATAGATTTTTCATTCTAGATTGATTTCCAATTCTAATTGTTTTGTTTACTGCGATGATGAGTTATAACTAATAAGACATTCCTGCGCTTTTATTCGTACTTTTCTTCGTAAAGGAGTTAAGACAAAAAAAAGAATCGACCGTTCGAGTATTTCAAATTGAGTGTAAAAATGACAGAAAGAGAGACATATATCTATATTTCTATATTATGGGGGTATATATTCATCTATATTGAATTGCGGATACAGAAAAGATAAAATCATTTTAGACCAAAAACGCATCTCCTTTTCCTAGAATCTCCTTTTCCTAGAATCTCCTTTTCCTAATATTAGGTAAGAAAGCAAAGAGGAGAAAACGCTTTTTTGAGATAGGAATCAGTATCTAATGAATTGAATGGTTCGAGTATAAATGAAAGAAAGAAAAGAGGGAATGAGACATCACAACGAGATCTTCATCTCAAAACAAAAAGAAAGGGGGATATGGCGAAATCGGTAGACGCTACGGACTTAATTGGATTGAGCCTTGGTATGGAAACTTACTAAGTGATAACTTTCAAATTCAGAGAAACCCTGGAATTAAAAAAATGGGCAATCCTGAGCCAAATCCTGTTTTCCGAAAACAAACAAAAGTTCAGAAAAAAAGGATAGGTGCAGAGACTCAATGGAAGCTGTTCTAACAAATGGAGTTCACTGTATTGAAAAAAGAATTGAATAATCATTGAATTGATTAAATCATTCACTCCATAGTATAGTCTGATAGATCTTTTGACGAACTGATTAATCGGACGAGAATAAAGATAGAGTCCTGTTCTACATGTCAATACCGGCAACAATGAAATTTTTAGTAAGAGGAAAATCCGTCGACTTTAAAAATCGTGAGGGTTCAAGTCCCTCTATCCCCAAAAGCCTAGTGGACTCCCCAACTTTTTATCCCATCCTGTTTTTCATTCTCATTGGCGGTTCAAAATTCCTTATCTTTCTCATTCACTCTATTCTTTTACAAATGGATCTGAGCGGAAATGGCTTTTTCTTATCACACGCCTTGTGATGGATATTTGATACACGTACAAATGACCATCTTTGAGTTTGAGCAAGGAATCCCCATTTGAATGATTCACAATCAATATACTTACTCATACTGAAACTTACAAAGTCATCTTTTTGAAGATCGAAGAAATTCCGGGACTTGGATAAAACTTTGTAATCCGCTTTTGTTCTTTTAATTGACATAGACCCCAGCATCTAATAAAATTAGGATGCTACGTTGGGAATGGTCGGGATAGCTCAGCTGGTAGAGCAGAGGACTGAAAATCCTCGTGTCACCAGTTCAAATCTGGTTCCTGGCACATGATGAATTTTTAGGAGTCTCTCTTCTCTATAATCTTTCTAAATCAATTGATATGAATCGACATACATATTCGTTGAATCAAATACATATCCTTTCGGCGAGATAGACCCCATCCGTGTTATAGATGGGTAAAGTTTATTAAGATTCTATACTCCTCTTTTTTTCTTTTCTTCTCGTTCAATTTTAATACATCATATTCATATAGATTCGATTCTAAAGGTTAATAATTGGTTGTTGAAAAGCTCAAAGGGTGAATCCGGGGGGTTGAAATAGATAAAGATTCCACAAATAACAAATAAATAGAATTAGAATCCGAGACCTTTTCTTTTTTTTTTTTTTGATTTTCCTTCATATTTGAGTTCTTCATTCCCCCTACATGACTTTCTCGAACCCGTCTAAGTAATGTGCGCAGTACAAAGTTCATGATGCAGAACTCTTTTGGTTCATCCTATTGGTTGGCTCATTCGAACTAAGTATCTTCCAAAGAAATGTGAGAATTCCAATGAATCCTTTTTTGTTAGCCTATCCTATCAAGAATTCCCAAAATGAGACCTGGTTAATCTAGAGCAGAACGTAAAATTCTTGAATATCTGAAGAATTATCTAAGTCGAAATGAGTTTCTTATCATTCAATGAGCGTCTTGTATTTCATAAAAATGGGGGGCAACGTAATCCTTACGTAAAGGCCATCCTATCCAACTTTCAGGCATTAAGATACGTTTCAAGCGCGGATGATTATCATAAGAAATTCCCAACATATCATAAGACTCTCGTTCTTGAAAATCCGCACTTTTCCAAATCCAGAAAACGGAGGGAATTCTAGAATTCTTCCTTGAGGCAAATACTTTTATGCAGACCTCTTCCGGTTGGTATGCACCATATTCTATTCTCGTAACACCATACTCTATTCTCGTAAGATGATACACACTAGCTAACAGTCCGCCAGGTGCTACATCATAGGCACATTGAGAGCGTAGATAATTGTAACCATATACATATAAAATGACAGCAACGGAATGCCAATCCTCGGGCTTTATTTGTAAAGTCTCTATTCCTTGGTAATCAAAGCCCAAAGATCTATGAATTATCCCATGCTTGACTAGCCAAACAGACAAAAAACTCTGCATCTTTTTTATCTCTCCTTCATTTTGATTTGTATAAGTATTTCACATTTGCGATGAAATTGATGAAGATTGACCTGCTATTTTTTATTTTGTACCAAAGAATCCTGCCGAATTCACTAATTCGTGGGAAGAGACTGAATTTTTGTATGTGAAAAGCGTTTCCGTTTCAGTAGGGATCGATGAAGTAGATGGTGGTTGAGAAAGGAATCTTTGATCATAATTTCCAGTATGAATACTGCGTCCAACACGAAACTTGTGATTGGTAGTAAAACACCGATTCGCTCGTTGAGACTTCATTCGATCTTGATAGATTTCTCGAGATATTTTCTTACGAAGTTTTGTTATAGCATCTATAACTGCTTCCGGTTTAGGTGGACAGCCCGGCAAATAGACATCTACAGGAATTAGCTTATCGACTCCGCGAACAGTACTATAGGAATCGGTACTGAACATCCCTCCTGTAATTGTACATGCTCCCATAGCAATAACATATTTTGGTTCAGGCATTTGCTCATATAATCTCACTAAGGAGGGGGCCATTTTCATTGTTACTGTTCCTGCTGTTAAAATGAGATCTGCTTGTCTAGGACTCGATCTTGGTACTAGTCCATAACGATCAAAGTCGAATCGTGAGCCTATTAGTGAAGCAAATTCAATGAAGCAACAACTGGTACCATAGAGAAGCGGCCATAAACTAGAGAGTCTTGACCAATTTGAAAGATCATTTAATGTAGTTGAAATAACTGAATTTTTGGCTGTTCGATCAAGTAAAGGAAACTGAATGGAATTCATAACTGTCTCAATCTTTTTTTGCCGTTTTTCTTTTTATTGTCTTTTATTGTCTGAATATTCGGGAGCTAAGACCATTCCAATGCTCCCTTTCGCCATGCATAAACTAAACCACCAATTAAGATAAGCACGAAAATGAAAGCTTCTATAAATGCAGATACACCCAATACATCGAAACTCATTGCCCATGGATAAAGAAAAACCGTTTCAACATCAAAAACAACAAAAACTAGAGCAAACATATAATAGCGGATTCGAAATTGTAACCAAGCATCGCCCATAGGTTCTATACCTGATTCATAAGTAGAAAGTTTCTCTGGCCCTTTGCTAATCGGAGCTAAAACCCCGGAAATAAAAAAAGCCAAAATAGGAATAAGGCTGGATATTATTAGAAATGCCCAAAAAAGATCATATTCGTAAAGTAGAAACATAGACATACTCCTATAACGTGGAAAATATACCGGATTGGTCGA
It contains:
- the rps4 gene encoding ribosomal protein S4, whose product is MSRYRGPRFKKIRRLGALPGLTNKRPRAESDLRNQSRSGKKSQYCIRLEEKQKLRFHYGLTERQLIQYVRIARKAKGSTGQVLLQLLEMRLDNILFRLGMASTIPAARQLVNHRHILVNGRIVDIPSYRCKPRDIITSKDNQKSRALIQNSLESSPHEELPNHLTLDPSPSYKGLVNQIIDTKWVGLKINEFLVIEYYSRQTN
- the ndhJ gene encoding NdhJ; the protein is MQSFLSVWLVKHGIIHRSLGFDYQGIETLQIKPEDWHSVAVILYVYGYNYLRSQCAYDVAPGGLLASVYHLTRIEYGVTRIEYGAYQPEEVCIKVFASRKNSRIPSVFWIWKSADFQERESYDMLGISYDNHPRLKRILMPESWIGWPLRKDYVAPHFYEIQDAH
- the ndhK gene encoding NdhK — protein: MNSIQFPLLDRTAKNSVISTTLNDLSNWSRLSSLWPLLYGTSCCFIEFASLIGSRFDFDRYGLVPRSSPRQADLILTAGTVTMKMAPSLVRLYEQMPEPKYVIAMGACTITGGMFSTDSYSTVRGVDKLIPVDVYLPGCPPKPEAVIDAITKLRKKISREIYQDRMKSQRANRCFTTNHKFRVGRSIHTGNYDQRFLSQPPSTSSIPTETETLFTYKNSVSSHELVNSAGFFGTK
- the ndhC gene encoding NdhC; amino-acid sequence: MFLLYEYDLFWAFLIISSLIPILAFFISGVLAPISKGPEKLSTYESGIEPMGDAWLQFRIRYYMFALVFVVFDVETVFLYPWAMSFDVLGVSAFIEAFIFVLILIGGLVYAWRKGALEWS